Proteins encoded within one genomic window of Triticum aestivum cultivar Chinese Spring chromosome 2D, IWGSC CS RefSeq v2.1, whole genome shotgun sequence:
- the LOC123051926 gene encoding novel plant SNARE 13 yields MAASDVPMSPELEQVDGEIQDIFRALHNGFQKIDKMKDSNRQSKQLEELTGKMRECKRLIKEFDRVLKDEEKRNTSEVNKQLNDKKQFMIKELNSYVTMRKTYQSSLGNKRIELFDAGNDQVAEDNVQMASEMSNQQLIDSGMKQMDQTDQAIERSKMVVAQTVEVGAQTATTLTQQTDQMKRIGNELDSVHFSLKKASQMVKEIGRQVATDKCIMGFLFLIVCGVIAIIVVKIVNPHNKSIPDIPGLAPPAPPAQNRKLLSVDPFRML; encoded by the exons ATGGCGGCGAGCGACGTGCCCATGAGCCCCGAGCTCGAACAGGTCGACGGCGAGATCCAGGACATCTTCCGCGCCCTACA CAATGGGTTCCAGAAGATTGACAAGATGAAGGACTCCAACAGGCAGTCCAAGCAGCTGGAAGAACTCACTGGGAAGATGAGGGAGTGCAAGCG CTTAATCAAGGAATTTGATCGTGTACTCAAAGATGAGGAGAAAAGGAATACTTCTGAGGTCAACAAACAGCTAAATGACAAGAAGCAATTTATG ATCAAGGAGTTGAATTCGTATGTCACCATGAGGAAGAC GTACCAAAGTAGCCTTGGTAACAAGAGGATTGAACTATTCGATGCTGGTAATGACCAGGTAGCTGAAGATAATGTTCAAATGGCATCAG AAATGTCAAATCAACAACTTATTGATTCTGGAATGAAACAAATGGACCAAACAGACCAAGCTATTGAGCGTTCGAAAATG GTTGTTGCACAAACTGTTGAAGTTGGAGCTCAAACTGCTACAACTCTAACACAGCAA ACTGACCAAATGAAGAGAATTGGCAATGAGCTAGATTCCGTTCACTTCTCATTGAAGAAGGCCAGTCAAATGGTGAAAGAGATTGGTCGTCAG GTTGCAACTGACAAATGCATCATGGGGTTTCTGTTTTTGATAGTTTGTGGTGTGATTGCGATCATTGTTGTCAAG ATCGTCAACCCGCATAACAAGAGTATCCCAGACATCCCGGGACTGGCGCCTCCTGCACCTCCTGCGCAGAACCGGAAGCTACTATCCGTAGATCCTTTCAGAATGCTCTGA